CCCCACCGGCTCCGTTCCGTGGGTGGGTGCCGATTGGGTCAGGATCGACGAGAACCCGCTCCCGGTGGGGTCGGCTACTTCGAACAGGAAGGCGCTCGACGGCTCCCTCAACTCGAAGACGACCGTGTAGTCGTCGGTCGCGGTCACGCTCTCCAGGTTGCGGGCCCGTTGGCGTACGACCGGGCTTCCGTCGGTGAGGGCCCGCGTGACGCTGTAGACCACGTCCTGAGCCGTGAAGTCGGCGCCGTTGTGGAACCTGACGCCCTGCCGCAAGTGGAATGTGTAGGTTCTGCGGTCCTCGGAGATGTTCCATTCGGTGGCAAGGCGGGGTAGTACCTCACCCGACGGGCTGGTCCAGGCCAGCGTCTCGTACACGGTGGTCAGCACCGGAGCGCCTTGACCGCTGCCGTCGGAGTTGATCGGATCCAGAGCGGATATCCCGGCCGGCTCCGAGATGACGAGCTCGACGATCGGCGGCGCCTCGGGTGGGACGACCGTCGTGGTGGTGGTCGTCGCGGCAGGGATCGAGGTGGTCGTAGTGGGAGGGAGGGTCGTGGTGGATGTCGACGTGGTACTGGATGGGGCCGATGTGGGGGTCGTGGTCGGCTGTGAGGTGATGGCCGTGGCCGGCCGAGTGGTCGGGGGTTGCGTGGAAGGGGTCACATCCCGGCCGCTCGTACCGCAGGCCGCGGCGAAGAGCACCAGGATCGCGAGAATCGGCCGAAAGTGACGGATCGCGCCGACTTCTATCGGTGACTGAGGCCCTCCAAGACCATCGGGACCCGCCTCCGGGGCTGCGGGTCGTGCCGGAGTGCGATCAGATGGAGAACTGATGGGTCGCCCCGTTGACAGTCACGGTGTAGTCCCCGGGCTCGAACCCGTCGCCGATCGGTACGACCACCTCGAACGGCTCGAGCACCTGGGCGCAGACAGAGCCGGGTTCCGGCGCCACGCTCCGGACCATGACGGTGTAGTCGCTTCCGTCCTCCGTGACCTCGGTGAAGGTCTCGTGGCAGGGTGTGGGATGGTCGCCTTCTATGTACACCAACACCCGCGGTGGGGAGGACTCGAGGATGGACACCTCCACACTGCGGATGTGGGCCGGCGGGTCCTCCACGGTCGGTTCGTCCGCCTCGATGGTGGTCGTGGTCTCTTCGACCGGCGCGGGCCCGGTGGCGGTTGTGGTGTCGGTGATGGGATCCTGGGCGGTGGTGATCCCGGTTTGGGTGATCCCGGAGGACGTCTCTTCGTCGGAGCCGCAGGCCGCGGACGCCATTGCCAGTACAGCGACGACGGGGAGGACTGCCAGGAGCTTCCGGCGTAGCCGGTGGCCGAATTGCATGCTCGGAAAGTCTATCCGGCTACAGGGCTAGGCCAGCCGGAGGATGATGATGCCGGCCAGGGTGATCAGGTTGATGCGGGTGGAGTCACGGATGGCGTTCCAGCTCTCCGACTGCCAGCTGACGAACCACTCGGCGCCCACCACCTGGATGACGAGGAACCAGACCACCAGGGCCGCCATGAAGGCCAGGTAACCGAACAGTTTGGCCGCCTCCCAGGCGTCGGCGGGCGCGCCGAGGTTGGTAGCCAGGAAGTAGCTACCGACCAGCGACAGCACGGTGACCGCCACCTCGAACAAGAGGATCGTGACAAAGGCGATCCGGTGGAGGGCCGGCGACCGGATCTCTCGCCACTGCGTTCCCCTGTCCATATTGGTGGTGTCCATCGTCATGATGTGCTCTACGAAGGCCAGGTTGGCGCCGGGTGCGGTGAGGTTGTTGAGCACCACGATGCCGCCCATCACTCCGGTACCGAGCAGGATCAGCAACGGGATGAGGCGGAAGACCATCTCGACGGTGGTGATGTCGGCGTCGATCGCTCGTCCTCCTCGGTCGGCTTCCGGTCACGGGGACCACCAGAATAGGGGCTAGGGCAGGAGAGTGGTCGGAAGCGATCGGCTCGTTACCCCGACGGCGAGGCGCCTGTCTGTGATTTGGCACGCCCGGCAACGTCGCCATGTACCACCTCTATCACCACCCCGACCACGCTCCACTCGGATACCGCGACGACCGTATCCCGGCACCGCCCGCGAGTCCGGGAGAGACGCTGATCATCTACGGAATCGGTGACGTGGCTCTCGATCCCGTCTACATGTCGACGTTCCCCTCGGAGGGATGTGGCGCGGCGTGGTCAGGGCCCGGTGCGGCGCACCGGTCTGGCGGCGCGACTCTCGTGTTCTCTCCGGGCTCGGACGCTAGATCCGGCGCGCCATCATCTTCTCGATCACCCCGCCGATCGTGGTGGTGAACACCTTCAGCGAGATGTCGCTCAGCTCCTTCGAGCAGTCGGCTGGGGAGAAAGTCTGGGGTTCGGCAAGGCGCGCCCAGTGCGGGGCCAGGGCGTTCGGGCCGGTTATGCCTCCCTTGCCGACATCGCTTGCTACGTAGAGGGTGGTGGTGACAGCCGAGTTGATGATCCTGATCGTGCACATCTCGCACGGTTCGAGCGAGGTAATCAGGGTGTGACCCCTCAGATTCCCTCCATCAGGATGCGTGTCCTCGTATATGTTCAGCGCCGACATCTCGGCGTGTAGGTCGCTTCTGAACCTCGGCGCCAGCATCCGGTTGCGGTCGCTGACCAGAACCCTTCCGTCGGGGTCGACGATCAGGCAGCCCACCGCGGCGTTGCCCTCGAGTCCGCCCGTAATGGCTTCCTGGATCGCCTGGCGGGCGATGGCGTCATGCGGTCTCGCTCCGTCAAAGGCCTCAACGCGTTC
This bacterium DNA region includes the following protein-coding sequences:
- a CDS encoding DUF2165 domain-containing protein — translated: MVFRLIPLLILLGTGVMGGIVVLNNLTAPGANLAFVEHIMTMDTTNMDRGTQWREIRSPALHRIAFVTILLFEVAVTVLSLVGSYFLATNLGAPADAWEAAKLFGYLAFMAALVVWFLVIQVVGAEWFVSWQSESWNAIRDSTRINLITLAGIIILRLA
- a CDS encoding nucleoside deaminase encodes the protein MSLHPDGAGTIPAETKQQLLDLRERVEAFDGARPHDAIARQAIQEAITGGLEGNAAVGCLIVDPDGRVLVSDRNRMLAPRFRSDLHAEMSALNIYEDTHPDGGNLRGHTLITSLEPCEMCTIRIINSAVTTTLYVASDVGKGGITGPNALAPHWARLAEPQTFSPADCSKELSDISLKVFTTTIGGVIEKMMARRI